From the Drosophila sechellia strain sech25 chromosome X, ASM438219v1, whole genome shotgun sequence genome, the window GTACTGCCTTTTTCCCTTTAAGTTGTTTAGTGAGAGGTTTCGTTATTGCTGCGAAGTCCTTAATGAACTTTCTGTAGTAACCTAATAACCCTAGGAAGGATTTTATCTGCTTCCTAGTCCTCGGGACGGTGAATTTCTTAATTGCTTCATTCTTTCCCGGGTTTGGTTTGATCCCTTGTGGGGTCACCACATGTCCTAAGTATTCTACCTCTGTTCTCAGAAATTCCGTCTTATCTAACTGCAGTTTAAAATTAGCTTCCGTAAGctttttgaaaacttttcctAAGTCCGTAATGTGTTCCTGCAAGGACGCTGAGAACACCATAATGTCGTCTATATAAATGAGACAACATTCACCCAGCAACTCTCCAAAGATGTTATTCATCAATCTCTGAAAGGTTGCGGGAGCATTGTTCAAGCCGAATGGCATTCGGACATACTCGAAATGCCCTCCCTCTGCGGAGAAAGCCGTTTTCGGAATGTCGGTCTCCTGGACCTCAATCTGATGATATCCACTTGCTAAGTCTAACGTTGAGAAGTACTTAGCTCTACCTAGGCTATTTAAAACGTCATTTATTATAGGCAGTGGGTATCTATCTTTTACCACCTTCTCGTTTAGCTTCCTATAGTCCACCACCATTCGCCATTTTCTTTCTCCTGAGGCATCCTTCTTTTTAGGCACTAGCCAGACTGAAGCACTCCATAGTGAATGGCTATGTCTAATTATCTTCTGATCCAATAGTTTTTTCAGCTGCCTTCTTACTTCTTGCCTTTCCTTGAACGCATATCTTTAAGGTCtggcataaattaaaatgtcgTCTTTCGTTCTTATTTCATGTTTGACCGCGTTCGTAAAGGTCAAGTTGTCCCCTTCCTTGTGGAATATTCTTGGGTATTTCTTACAAATTCTGGAAAGCTCTCCAAGCTCTTCTTTATTCAAATGATCCGTCCTGATCTTATCAAATGGAATGTTACTCTTTTCGTTCCCCCTCTATCGTGTTTAATTCGAAATGTTGCGTAGTTTTGAATTCGACAACATCTAATGGTTCTTCCAAAAATAACTCCTGGTCCGAATCTGCATAATTCCTCACCTCCATCCAGCTTTGCCCTGAAACTGCCCTATAGATCCCTTCCGAGATCTCCATGTCCTTCTTTACTATGGTTCTGTTTATTACGAAATCTCCGTATTTCAGTCGCACCGGAACAGATATGACCCTTTTAGATTCGGCTTCTATTGAATATAACTCTGATGGTCTGTAGGTCTCGAAGTGGATCTTCTGTTTCACCTTTGCTACCTCAAACCACCCTTTCTGTATGTCAATAACCGTCTTCATTTGCAACATATCTACTCCGATCAACCCTTCAAAGAACTGATGAAATTTAAAGAGAAACATTCTCATCTTACCAATTCCTCCTAACTCGGTGAACATTGGTAAGACTGCCTCCCTCTCAACTTCAAATGACTGTGCAATAATCTTAATGGCTATTGGGCCCTTCAATTTCCTTATGTACTGGGATGTACCAATTCTGGTCGAATAAATGAAAAGGTTGATCCTGTATCGATTAACAGTTTTATTGATCTTTCGGGCAACGTTGAATGgcttttcctcgttcctaAATATCCTGTGGATTGCTCGAGGCTGACTGAGGAAAATTTGTGTCATCCTCCTGAATGTTATGCAGCTGGCCACTGTTCGAGGCCCTACTGCCGCTCCTATCCGCAGTGCCGCTTGAATTAAACGATCTCTTAGAATTGTTTGAATTATAAGACTGCCTGGACTGTCCTGAATTGTTCGAATTCCTGGACATCCTGGACTGGCCGCTGCCTTCTGTGTTTGATTGTGGTTCAATTGCTAACTGTCCCCTGCCACTGTTGGTGCCATAACCATTGCTGTTATACCCGTTGTTATAGTTTGAGTTGCCATAATTGTTACTATTATAACCGTTGTTGTTATTTCCGTTACaatagttgttgttgttgttataaCCGTTCCACTGTCTACCTCGGTTCGCTTGGCTCTGATTCCATCGGGAATTTTTGTTCTGATAACTGCGATTCGGACCTTGATAGCCTGTAGACTCCCCCTGGTTGAAATTACCTGCCCTACATGGATTGCCCATCATCGGGTATGGAATTCCGAAACCTGGCCATCCATTCATACTTGGCATGGCAAATGGCATTGAAAACGGAGGAGGATTGTTTCCTCCCCACTGGTACTGCGACCAAATGCCTGTTTCTCTGTGAGCTTCCAAAATCGGTGGCTCTTCCTTCTTCTGATCCTGTTTCTCAGTTTCTTTAATAGCCTTACCTCGCGACTCTACCGACCCTTGAGTTTTAGGTTCTGAGCCGCCACCTTCTAAGGCAACTAACTTTTCCTCCCTACAGGCTATCTCATAAGGCTTGGCTATATTTGGAACCCCCATGTTCCTTATGGTTACACCTATCGGTCCTTTTAGTGCTGAAATAAAGGCGTTGAGCACCATTTCCTTATACCATTTAATTTTCTCACTCCTTAGCAGTATGCTGTTCTCTCCTGTTTTGGTTAAACTCACCAAAGCTTTCCTCAGTGTCATAACCCTACTGTAGAGGGCTTCTAcgtctagttttttttttggtttgataTGGGTTAGCTCCATTATCAAGTCGTGCTCAGATCGTTTGTCCTTAAAGTGGGAGATCAATATTCTTTTGATCTGATCCCAATTTAACTCCGACTCATCCTAATCTAACACCTTGTCTGCCGCCCCTACTATCTTGCTTCGAAAAGCCCATAGTGCTATTACTCCTATATTCGATCTCTCTTCTCCTCTAATCAGACCTAATATCTGTTCCACT encodes:
- the LOC6620735 gene encoding probable serine/threonine-protein kinase clkA, translated to MGVPNIAKPYEIACREEKLVALEGGGSEPKTQGSVESRGKAIKETEKQDQKKEEPPILEAHRETGIWSQYQWGGNNPPPFSMPFAMPSMNGWPGFGIPYPMMGNPCRAGNFNQGESTGYQGPNRSYQNKNSRWNQSQANRGRQWNGYNNNNNYCNGNNNNGYNSNNYGNSNYNNGYNSNGYGTNSGRGQLAIEPQSNTEGSGQSRMSRNSNNSGQSRQSYNSNNSKRSFNSSGTADRSGSRASNSGQLHNIQEDDTNFPQSASSNPQDI